In the genome of Nocardioides seonyuensis, one region contains:
- a CDS encoding metalloregulator ArsR/SmtB family transcription factor, producing MMPTTDDAAATAPPASLERAGLDAAACLFHGLSDRNRLIILRHLALGEHRVVDLMAHLGLAQSTVSKHLACLKDCGLVDSRPQGRASLFSLTHPEAVLDLLATAEQLLALTGDAVTLCPNFGTDTLLTDA from the coding sequence ATGATGCCAACTACCGATGATGCTGCCGCTACTGCACCGCCCGCGTCCCTCGAACGCGCGGGCCTTGACGCTGCCGCCTGCCTCTTCCACGGCCTCAGCGACCGGAACCGGCTCATCATCCTCCGCCACCTCGCCCTTGGTGAGCACCGCGTCGTCGACCTGATGGCGCACCTCGGGCTCGCCCAGTCGACGGTGTCCAAGCACCTCGCCTGTCTCAAGGACTGCGGCCTGGTCGACTCCCGCCCCCAGGGCCGCGCGTCTCTGTTCTCTCTCACCCACCCCGAAGCCGTGCTCGACCTGCTCGCCACCGCCGAGCAGCTCCTCGCTCTGACCGGTGACGCGGTCACGCTGTGCCCCAACTTCGGCACCGACACACTCCTCACGGACGCCTGA
- a CDS encoding cation diffusion facilitator family transporter — MTAHVHAPAALTLQDKARLGRRAQLLAGASVTYNLIEAVIAISAGIIAGSVALVGFGLDSIVEVSSGLIILWQFRHRLPESREQQALRLMALSFFALAAYVTFESVRALLGDHDPDTSTVGIALAAASLVIMPFLSWAQRRTGKALGSNAVVADSTQTLLCTYLSAVLLVGLVLNATLGWSWADPIAGLIIAAVAVKEGREAWRGEGCCAPMASSAHDHGDAASGCGCAGGTCTDGCCTPADQTAETAPAPEVFQIGRPGGEDR; from the coding sequence ATGACCGCCCACGTGCACGCCCCTGCCGCGCTGACGCTTCAGGACAAGGCGCGCCTCGGTCGCCGTGCCCAGCTGCTCGCCGGCGCGTCGGTGACCTACAACCTCATCGAGGCGGTCATCGCCATCTCCGCCGGCATCATCGCCGGGTCGGTCGCGCTCGTCGGGTTCGGACTCGACTCGATCGTCGAGGTCTCCAGCGGGCTCATCATCTTGTGGCAGTTCCGCCACCGGCTCCCCGAGTCCCGCGAACAGCAGGCGCTCCGGCTGATGGCGCTGTCGTTCTTCGCGCTCGCCGCCTACGTCACCTTCGAGTCAGTCCGGGCACTCTTGGGCGACCACGACCCCGACACATCAACGGTGGGCATCGCGTTGGCTGCAGCGTCGCTGGTCATCATGCCGTTCCTATCCTGGGCCCAGCGCCGCACCGGCAAGGCCCTCGGCTCCAATGCGGTTGTCGCCGACTCCACGCAGACCCTGCTGTGCACCTACCTGTCCGCAGTCCTGCTCGTCGGGCTGGTCCTCAACGCCACCCTCGGCTGGTCATGGGCCGACCCCATCGCGGGGCTCATCATCGCCGCCGTCGCGGTCAAGGAGGGCCGCGAGGCCTGGCGCGGAGAGGGCTGCTGCGCGCCCATGGCCTCGTCCGCTCACGACCACGGCGACGCTGCTTCCGGGTGCGGCTGCGCCGGCGGCACGTGCACCGACGGCTGCTGCACACCCGCCGACCAGACCGCCGAGACAGCGCCGGCACCCGAGGTGTTCCAGATCGGCCGCCCGGGCGGTGAGGACCGATGA
- a CDS encoding methyltransferase family protein produces the protein MTGTTPAVLGLGFYAVYLGVGFGLRTWVQWRRTGDSGWRGISGRFGSPEWWAGVLFTVALIAGVLGPVTALLGLDPVAALDAAPAQLLGVSAALAGIAATFATQLAMGTSWRIGVDETESTDLVTTGPFALVRNPIFTAMATTGLGLGLMVPNLVALLGFVLLLVALQLQVRVVEEPYLLRAHGQSYATYAATVGRFIPGLGHLPAAPAADRRRPTQEAV, from the coding sequence ATGACGGGCACGACGCCCGCGGTCCTGGGGCTGGGCTTCTACGCGGTCTACCTCGGTGTCGGGTTCGGCCTGCGCACGTGGGTGCAGTGGCGCCGTACCGGTGACTCCGGCTGGCGAGGCATCTCCGGTCGCTTCGGCTCCCCGGAGTGGTGGGCCGGAGTTTTGTTCACCGTCGCGCTCATCGCCGGAGTCCTCGGGCCCGTCACCGCCCTGCTCGGACTCGACCCGGTCGCAGCCCTCGACGCAGCCCCTGCCCAGCTGCTCGGCGTCTCGGCGGCTCTCGCCGGCATCGCGGCGACCTTCGCCACCCAACTCGCCATGGGCACTAGCTGGCGCATCGGCGTCGACGAGACCGAATCCACCGACCTCGTCACCACCGGTCCGTTCGCGCTGGTCCGCAACCCCATCTTCACCGCCATGGCCACCACCGGACTCGGCCTCGGGCTCATGGTCCCCAACCTCGTCGCGCTCCTCGGGTTCGTCCTGCTCCTCGTGGCACTGCAGCTACAGGTCCGCGTCGTCGAAGAGCCCTACCTGCTGCGTGCCCACGGCCAGTCCTACGCCACGTACGCGGCCACCGTCGGCCGGTTCATCCCCGGACTGGGGCACCTCCCGGCCGCACCCGCTGCCGACCGGCGCCGGCCGACGCAGGAAGCCGTCTGA
- a CDS encoding cation diffusion facilitator family transporter — MGAGQSHGPAAGHAGGRHRWRLAVSFGLIAVFFVVELTYGLLSGSLALLSDAGHMAADVVALGAALVATRIATRRDTTGRRTYGSYRAEVFASGLAVLLMLGVAVYVVVESVGRIGENVTVETGPMLVVGALGLLVNVIAMVLLRGGAAESLNVKGAYLEVVADTAGSVGVIAAGLLVAATGESYWDTLVALAIGTFVAVRAVMLGREVLAVLGQHVPAGMELDNVTADLEAIDGVDDVHDLHVWTLTSGMHVATAHLVARDTTATSVLTEARRVLRTDHGIEHATLQVEAAADNGCQELDW; from the coding sequence ATGGGCGCTGGACAGAGCCACGGCCCCGCGGCTGGGCATGCCGGCGGCCGGCACCGCTGGCGCCTCGCCGTCTCCTTCGGCCTCATCGCCGTGTTCTTCGTCGTCGAGCTCACCTACGGCCTGCTGTCCGGGTCTCTTGCACTGCTCTCTGATGCCGGGCACATGGCCGCCGACGTCGTCGCCCTGGGTGCTGCGCTCGTCGCCACCCGCATCGCCACCCGACGTGACACCACCGGACGCCGCACCTACGGGTCCTACCGTGCCGAGGTCTTCGCCTCCGGTCTGGCCGTTCTCCTGATGCTGGGTGTCGCTGTGTACGTGGTGGTCGAATCCGTCGGCCGCATCGGTGAGAACGTCACGGTCGAGACCGGCCCGATGCTCGTCGTCGGTGCGCTCGGCCTGCTCGTCAACGTCATCGCGATGGTGCTGCTGCGCGGCGGCGCCGCCGAGAGCCTCAACGTCAAGGGCGCCTACCTCGAAGTCGTGGCCGACACCGCCGGCTCGGTTGGCGTCATCGCTGCCGGCCTCCTCGTCGCGGCCACCGGCGAGTCCTACTGGGACACCTTGGTGGCGCTGGCCATCGGCACGTTCGTTGCCGTGCGTGCGGTCATGCTCGGCCGCGAAGTCCTCGCCGTCCTCGGCCAGCACGTCCCCGCCGGGATGGAGCTGGACAACGTCACCGCCGACCTCGAGGCCATCGACGGCGTCGACGACGTCCACGACCTCCACGTGTGGACCCTCACCTCCGGCATGCACGTCGCCACCGCCCACCTCGTCGCCCGCGACACCACCGCAACCTCTGTCCTCACCGAGGCGCGACGGGTGCTGCGCACCGACCACGGCATCGAGCACGCCACCTTGCAGGTCGAAGCAGCAGCCGACAACGGCTGCCAAGAGCTCGACTGGTAG
- a CDS encoding DUF305 domain-containing protein, with translation MSSENAYLAEMVAHHEEAVAAARELRRSPLAKMREFGAAIVTSQSTQIDQMQQWLADWYPNRTEQPDYEPMMRDLTGLSGQRLDQVFLQDMTWHHMAAVMMSQRLLARGLAQHDEVAALARTIRNEQHDEIVEMRRWLRDWFGADWHHGPRDGGWHGMHGMSGSRGGGWNGMHPMVGPRMMG, from the coding sequence GTGAGCAGCGAGAACGCCTACCTGGCCGAGATGGTCGCTCACCACGAAGAAGCGGTAGCGGCGGCACGAGAGCTGCGGCGCTCACCGCTCGCGAAGATGCGTGAGTTCGGTGCCGCCATCGTCACCTCACAGTCCACCCAGATCGACCAGATGCAGCAGTGGCTGGCCGACTGGTACCCGAACCGGACCGAGCAACCGGACTATGAGCCGATGATGCGAGACCTGACCGGCCTGTCCGGCCAGCGACTGGACCAGGTGTTCTTGCAGGACATGACCTGGCACCACATGGCAGCGGTGATGATGTCGCAGCGGCTGCTGGCGCGGGGACTGGCCCAGCATGACGAGGTCGCGGCGCTAGCTCGAACCATCCGCAACGAACAGCACGACGAGATCGTTGAGATGCGCCGGTGGCTGCGAGACTGGTTCGGGGCTGACTGGCATCACGGCCCACGCGATGGCGGATGGCACGGAATGCACGGCATGAGCGGCTCGCGTGGCGGCGGATGGAACGGCATGCACCCCATGGTCGGGCCGCGGATGATGGGGTAG
- a CDS encoding tyrosine-type recombinase/integrase: MEVLGGVAVFAPAKPSGYFRLRWTGLDGRRADTSGGRDLGAARAKAADIAAGLARAAGPQATATLGELFTRYLDEGRSPYTGRRWKRSTRIQIEDNLGRALRGHAHVAAMDVTREVLDRMRAEAGTPHMVRINTTALRAFLLWGYRHSPSFFTIAQAELLPPRVVMPAPAVKGTQAPTRRTRARRVGQADEYVHEEDAPSAAQVRALSAALERLAGPWGALAPELAANCGPRWGEQFQLRAPDVHLDGCEEAQQPHFHIDWAVDPGAPANCPNGRRARPKGDKTRIAPLPTESFTGTRLKAMVVSRLEAVRAEQHSGVNPDALLFPAPRGGIWWHSAFEAYVLRCAMEEAGWPLRVWEEERDVWDARNESYTTRTRTRTLAVMPWHSLRHRFARVAIDLYGADPGVLMALGGWENELTVLHRYYRTGREHTQRGLALFARQ, encoded by the coding sequence GTGGAGGTGTTGGGCGGTGTCGCCGTGTTCGCCCCCGCGAAGCCCAGCGGCTACTTCAGGCTGCGGTGGACCGGCCTCGACGGACGGCGCGCGGACACCTCGGGCGGGCGCGACCTCGGCGCTGCACGGGCCAAGGCGGCCGACATCGCCGCCGGGCTCGCCCGGGCGGCCGGCCCCCAAGCCACCGCCACACTGGGCGAGCTCTTCACGAGGTACCTCGACGAGGGACGCAGCCCGTACACAGGCCGGCGTTGGAAGCGATCGACCCGTATCCAGATCGAGGACAACCTTGGCCGTGCCCTGCGCGGACACGCTCACGTCGCAGCCATGGACGTCACCCGCGAGGTGCTCGACCGGATGCGCGCCGAAGCAGGGACACCGCACATGGTCCGGATCAACACCACGGCGCTGCGAGCGTTCCTGCTCTGGGGCTACCGCCACTCCCCCAGCTTCTTCACCATCGCCCAAGCCGAGCTACTTCCCCCTCGGGTCGTCATGCCGGCACCCGCGGTGAAGGGCACCCAGGCACCGACGCGACGGACCCGGGCGCGTCGGGTAGGGCAAGCGGATGAGTACGTTCACGAGGAAGACGCCCCTTCCGCCGCCCAGGTCCGGGCGCTCTCCGCCGCGCTCGAGCGGTTGGCGGGCCCTTGGGGCGCCCTCGCGCCCGAGCTCGCCGCGAACTGCGGGCCACGCTGGGGTGAGCAGTTCCAGCTGCGCGCCCCGGACGTCCATCTCGACGGGTGCGAAGAGGCCCAGCAACCCCACTTCCACATCGACTGGGCCGTCGACCCGGGCGCGCCAGCGAACTGCCCGAACGGACGACGCGCCCGACCGAAGGGCGACAAGACCCGGATCGCGCCCCTGCCGACCGAGTCCTTCACGGGTACCCGGTTGAAAGCAATGGTTGTTTCGCGCCTGGAGGCAGTGCGGGCTGAGCAGCACTCCGGCGTCAACCCCGACGCCCTGCTGTTCCCAGCGCCGCGCGGTGGCATCTGGTGGCATTCGGCGTTCGAGGCCTACGTGTTGAGGTGCGCGATGGAGGAAGCTGGATGGCCGCTCCGCGTCTGGGAAGAGGAGCGGGACGTCTGGGACGCGCGTAACGAGAGCTACACGACCCGGACCCGGACCCGAACTCTGGCGGTGATGCCATGGCACTCGCTCCGCCACCGGTTCGCGCGGGTTGCCATCGACTTGTACGGAGCCGACCCCGGGGTCCTGATGGCACTGGGCGGGTGGGAGAACGAGCTCACCGTGCTGCACCGCTACTACCGCACCGGCCGCGAGCACACCCAACGTGGACTAGCGCTGTTCGCTAGGCAGTGA
- the glnA gene encoding type I glutamate--ammonia ligase produces the protein MFSNSEELLKYIKDERVEMVDVRFCDLPGVMQHFTVPVSSFDQSVFDDGLGFDGSSIRGFQAIHESDMQLYPDPTTAYIDPFRVAKTLVVNFFIHDPITGEAYSRDPRNIAKKAMAYLASTGIGDKAFFAPEAEFYVFDNVRFETSANAGFYHIDSEAGAWNSGSEDNNRGYKVKYKGGYFPVAPYDHFGELRDEMVIELEKAGLQVERAHHEVGTAGQAEINYKFDELLKAADDVMKFKYIVKNTAWRNGKTATFMPKPIFGDNGSGMHVHQSIWSEGDPLFFDETGYGGLSDMARYYIGGILKHAPSLLAFTNPTVNSYHRLVPGFEAPISLVYSQRNRSACVRIPITGANPKAKRIEFRCPDPSANPYLAFSALLLAGIDGIQNKIEPPAPIDKDIYELPPDEMADIDQVPTSLDAVLDNLERDHDFLTVGNVFTPDLIETWIQYKRQNEILPVQQRPHPHEFELYYDI, from the coding sequence ATGTTCAGCAACAGCGAAGAGCTGCTCAAGTACATCAAGGACGAGCGCGTCGAGATGGTCGACGTCCGTTTCTGTGACCTTCCCGGCGTGATGCAGCACTTCACGGTGCCCGTGTCCTCCTTCGACCAGTCGGTCTTCGACGACGGGCTCGGCTTCGACGGCTCCTCGATCCGGGGCTTCCAGGCGATCCACGAGTCCGACATGCAGCTCTACCCCGACCCGACGACCGCCTACATCGACCCCTTCCGGGTGGCGAAGACGCTGGTCGTGAACTTCTTCATCCACGACCCGATCACCGGCGAGGCCTACAGCCGCGACCCTCGTAACATCGCGAAGAAGGCGATGGCCTACCTGGCCAGCACCGGGATCGGCGACAAGGCGTTCTTCGCTCCTGAGGCCGAGTTCTACGTGTTCGACAACGTGCGCTTCGAGACCTCGGCGAACGCCGGGTTCTACCACATCGACTCCGAGGCCGGCGCCTGGAACAGCGGCTCCGAGGACAACAACCGCGGCTACAAGGTGAAGTACAAGGGCGGCTACTTCCCCGTCGCTCCCTACGACCACTTCGGCGAGCTCCGCGACGAGATGGTCATCGAGCTCGAGAAGGCCGGCCTGCAGGTCGAGCGCGCCCACCACGAGGTCGGCACCGCGGGCCAGGCCGAGATCAACTACAAGTTCGACGAGCTGCTCAAGGCCGCCGACGACGTCATGAAGTTCAAGTACATCGTCAAGAACACCGCCTGGCGCAACGGCAAGACCGCGACCTTCATGCCGAAGCCGATCTTCGGCGACAACGGGTCGGGCATGCACGTGCACCAGTCGATCTGGAGCGAGGGAGACCCGCTCTTCTTCGACGAGACGGGCTACGGCGGGCTGTCCGACATGGCGCGCTACTACATCGGCGGCATCCTCAAGCACGCGCCGTCGCTGCTCGCCTTCACCAACCCGACGGTGAACTCCTACCACCGCCTGGTGCCCGGCTTCGAGGCCCCGATCTCGCTGGTCTACTCCCAGCGCAACCGCTCGGCCTGTGTGCGGATCCCGATCACGGGTGCCAACCCGAAGGCCAAGCGCATCGAGTTCCGCTGCCCGGACCCCTCGGCGAACCCCTACCTCGCGTTCTCCGCCCTGCTGCTCGCCGGTATCGACGGCATCCAGAACAAGATCGAGCCGCCGGCTCCGATCGACAAGGACATCTACGAGCTGCCGCCGGACGAGATGGCCGACATCGACCAGGTCCCGACGTCGCTGGACGCCGTCCTCGACAACCTCGAGCGCGACCACGACTTCCTGACGGTCGGCAACGTGTTCACGCCCGACCTGATCGAGACCTGGATCCAGTACAAGCGCCAGAACGAGATCCTGCCGGTGCAGCAGCGTCCGCACCCGCACGAGTTCGAGCTCTACTACGACATCTGA
- a CDS encoding RDD family protein encodes MTETASWGRRILALVIDWAASSLAVIAFQGLDYNEWFVLLVFVVETAVFTALLGGSFGKLVTRLRVVRRDGSSQPLGLIPALVRSILVALVVPPLVFKEDGRGLHDLAVRSQTVAL; translated from the coding sequence GTGACCGAGACCGCGTCGTGGGGACGCCGCATCCTGGCCCTGGTGATCGACTGGGCCGCCTCCAGCCTGGCCGTGATCGCGTTCCAGGGCCTCGACTACAACGAGTGGTTCGTGCTGCTGGTCTTCGTGGTGGAGACGGCCGTGTTCACGGCACTGCTGGGAGGGTCGTTCGGCAAGCTGGTGACCAGGCTGCGCGTCGTACGACGTGACGGCTCGTCGCAGCCGCTCGGGCTCATCCCCGCCCTGGTGCGCAGCATCCTCGTCGCACTGGTGGTCCCGCCGCTGGTCTTCAAGGAGGACGGCCGAGGCCTGCACGACCTCGCCGTCAGGTCGCAGACGGTGGCGCTGTAG
- a CDS encoding DUF4191 domain-containing protein, with translation MSTPAAPPTSRRKQLVQTYRMSKKSDPAIGLWTLGAFVVGATLGFVLMWLLPGDGLLSTILSVVSALLIGTLCALIIFGRRAQKAAFAQMEGQPGAAAGALQMLRRGWKVDPVVGFTKQQDVVHRVVGPPGIVLVGEGTSHNRVKQLLATERRKHERVASEVQIHELICGRGEDEVPLPKLTRTVTKLGRSVKPGEMTDILQRLKALDAQRGKIPLPKGPVPTSMKGMRSQQRGR, from the coding sequence ATGTCGACCCCCGCCGCTCCCCCCACCTCCCGGCGCAAGCAGCTCGTCCAGACCTACCGGATGTCGAAGAAGTCCGACCCGGCCATCGGCCTGTGGACGCTGGGTGCCTTCGTCGTGGGCGCCACCCTCGGCTTCGTGCTCATGTGGCTGCTGCCAGGCGACGGCCTCCTCTCGACGATCCTCTCGGTCGTCAGCGCGCTGCTCATCGGCACCCTCTGCGCCCTGATCATCTTCGGTCGCCGCGCCCAGAAGGCCGCGTTCGCCCAGATGGAGGGCCAGCCGGGAGCGGCAGCAGGTGCGCTCCAGATGCTGCGCCGCGGCTGGAAGGTCGACCCCGTCGTCGGGTTCACCAAGCAGCAGGACGTCGTGCACCGCGTCGTCGGCCCCCCCGGCATCGTCCTCGTCGGCGAGGGCACCAGCCACAACCGCGTCAAGCAGCTGCTCGCCACCGAGCGCCGCAAGCACGAGCGGGTGGCGTCCGAGGTCCAGATCCACGAGCTCATCTGCGGGCGCGGCGAGGACGAGGTCCCGCTCCCCAAGCTCACCCGCACGGTCACCAAGCTGGGACGCTCGGTCAAGCCGGGCGAGATGACCGACATCCTCCAGCGCCTGAAGGCCCTGGACGCCCAGCGCGGCAAGATCCCGCTCCCCAAGGGTCCGGTCCCCACCTCGATGAAGGGGATGCGCTCGCAGCAGCGCGGCCGCTGA
- the lipA gene encoding lipoyl synthase, whose amino-acid sequence MTSASTPASPTAEGRKLLRLEIRNAETPIERKPEWIKTRAKMGPAYQQLQGLVKGEGLHTVCQEAGCPNIFECWEDREATFLIGGDQCTRRCDFCQIDTGKPQPLDRDEPRRVAESVQKMELRYATITGVARDDLPDGGAWLYAETVRAIHELNPDTGVENLIPDFNGKPDLLTEVFESRPEVLAHNVETVPRIFKRIRPAFRYDRSLDVITQARDFGLVTKSNLILGMGETREEVSQALRDLHEAGCELITITQYLRPSVRHHPVERWVKPEEFVELAAEAEEIGFSGVMSGPLVRSSYRAGRLYRQAMDQRNAASLTS is encoded by the coding sequence GTGACCTCCGCCTCCACTCCCGCCTCTCCCACGGCTGAGGGGCGCAAGCTGCTCCGCCTCGAGATCCGCAACGCCGAGACACCCATCGAGCGCAAGCCTGAGTGGATCAAGACGCGCGCCAAGATGGGCCCCGCCTACCAGCAGCTGCAGGGCCTGGTGAAGGGCGAAGGCCTCCACACCGTGTGCCAGGAGGCGGGCTGCCCCAACATCTTCGAGTGCTGGGAGGACCGCGAGGCGACGTTCCTCATCGGTGGGGACCAGTGCACCCGGCGCTGCGACTTCTGCCAGATCGACACCGGCAAGCCCCAGCCGCTCGACCGCGACGAGCCGCGTCGCGTCGCCGAGTCGGTGCAGAAGATGGAGCTGCGCTACGCCACCATCACCGGCGTCGCCCGCGACGACCTGCCCGACGGCGGCGCCTGGCTCTACGCCGAGACCGTCCGGGCGATCCACGAGCTCAACCCCGACACCGGGGTGGAGAACCTCATCCCCGACTTCAACGGCAAGCCCGACCTGCTCACCGAGGTGTTCGAGTCGAGGCCGGAGGTCCTGGCCCACAACGTGGAGACCGTCCCCCGCATCTTCAAGCGGATCCGTCCCGCCTTCCGCTACGACCGCTCCCTCGACGTGATCACCCAGGCGCGCGACTTCGGCCTCGTCACCAAGTCCAACCTCATCCTCGGCATGGGTGAGACCCGCGAGGAGGTCAGCCAGGCGCTGCGCGACCTGCACGAGGCCGGGTGCGAGCTCATCACCATCACCCAGTACCTTCGCCCCTCGGTCCGGCACCACCCGGTCGAGCGCTGGGTCAAGCCCGAGGAGTTCGTGGAGCTCGCGGCGGAGGCCGAGGAGATCGGCTTCTCCGGCGTGATGTCCGGACCGCTGGTGCGTTCGTCCTACCGGGCCGGCCGGTTGTACCGTCAGGCCATGGACCAGCGCAACGCCGCGTCCCTCACCTCCTGA
- a CDS encoding ABC transporter permease subunit, which translates to MRRLLIVELDRLRWRRAVVVLLAAAVLVPTLIWLSQAWNTRPLSDADLADAQAQAARDASAAWVQRDLARCERNPGRFGGPGTTPEACAEMIVPRAENYLWREPLQVESIRENDAVAVVTMLAGLLFLIGTTFVGHDWNTGSISNQLLFEPRRLRVWGAKALAVLGLGLVVSGLVLAAFWGATALLADQRGIATSGEAWAAALGSAARGVVLSALAGFLGFSLTMLFRSTVATLAVGFAVFAGGSLVVLGIFGDGAMRWLMPTNAMAVLLDGFEFYAYTPACEAAQTTMGQMTMEEGVVDPCIQHLSLQAGAAYLLVVLAVVTALSLWSFRRRDLP; encoded by the coding sequence ATGAGGAGGCTGCTCATCGTCGAGCTCGACAGGCTCCGCTGGCGCCGCGCGGTCGTCGTACTCCTGGCCGCGGCCGTGCTCGTACCCACGCTGATCTGGCTCTCCCAGGCCTGGAACACCCGGCCTCTCAGCGACGCAGACCTCGCGGACGCGCAGGCCCAGGCAGCCAGGGACGCGAGCGCGGCGTGGGTCCAGCGGGACCTGGCCCGCTGCGAGCGGAACCCCGGGCGGTTCGGCGGTCCCGGGACGACTCCCGAGGCCTGTGCGGAGATGATCGTGCCTCGCGCCGAGAACTACCTCTGGCGTGAGCCCCTCCAGGTCGAGAGCATCCGGGAGAACGACGCCGTCGCAGTCGTCACGATGCTGGCGGGGCTGCTGTTCCTGATCGGTACGACCTTCGTCGGCCATGACTGGAACACCGGCTCCATCAGCAACCAGCTGCTCTTCGAGCCCAGGCGGCTGCGGGTGTGGGGCGCGAAGGCTCTCGCTGTCCTCGGGCTCGGCCTCGTGGTGTCAGGACTGGTGCTCGCCGCGTTCTGGGGAGCGACCGCGCTCCTGGCCGACCAGCGAGGCATCGCCACCTCCGGCGAGGCCTGGGCGGCGGCCCTGGGTTCTGCCGCGCGGGGCGTGGTCCTGTCGGCGCTCGCCGGATTCTTGGGCTTCTCGCTGACGATGCTCTTCCGCAGCACCGTCGCGACGCTCGCGGTCGGTTTCGCCGTGTTCGCGGGTGGGTCGCTGGTGGTGCTGGGGATCTTCGGCGACGGGGCGATGCGGTGGCTGATGCCGACCAACGCGATGGCCGTGCTCCTCGACGGCTTCGAGTTCTACGCCTACACCCCTGCCTGCGAGGCCGCCCAGACGACGATGGGCCAGATGACGATGGAGGAGGGCGTGGTCGACCCGTGCATCCAGCACCTGTCGCTCCAGGCCGGTGCGGCCTACCTGCTCGTCGTGCTCGCCGTGGTCACGGCTCTCTCCCTGTGGTCGTTCCGGCGCCGCGACCTGCCGTGA
- a CDS encoding ABC transporter ATP-binding protein → MIRTRGLRKEFSGRGGRRIAVQDLDLDVPVGGVHGFLGPNGSGKTTTIRMLLGLAAPTAGTMHLFDQEVPASLPEVMDRVGAVVESPKFSPTFTGRQNLRLLAGSVGKGRGDVDEALAKVGLAERGDDRFGGYSLGMKQRLAIAATLLKRPQLLILDEPTNGLDPAGIREIRDLIKELGATGVTVLLSSHILAEVQQVCDSVTIIGNGRLLAAGRVDELVAGTGGHHVVVEDRDGARRLLEAAELAVSTTADGLLVETARPASDITRVLAEGGIWLSQLSPARADLESVFLELTADERMGAMPRPEDFR, encoded by the coding sequence GTGATCAGGACGAGGGGGCTCCGCAAGGAGTTCAGCGGACGCGGCGGTCGTCGGATCGCCGTCCAGGACCTCGACCTCGACGTGCCGGTCGGTGGAGTCCACGGATTCCTCGGGCCGAACGGCTCGGGCAAGACCACGACGATCCGGATGCTGCTCGGCCTGGCCGCACCCACGGCCGGCACCATGCACCTGTTCGACCAGGAGGTCCCGGCCTCGCTGCCAGAGGTGATGGACCGGGTCGGGGCCGTCGTCGAGTCCCCCAAGTTCTCCCCGACGTTCACCGGCCGCCAGAACCTGCGTCTCCTCGCCGGGAGTGTGGGCAAGGGCCGAGGCGACGTCGACGAGGCGCTCGCGAAGGTCGGGCTCGCCGAGCGCGGCGACGACCGCTTCGGGGGCTACTCACTCGGCATGAAGCAGCGCCTGGCGATCGCGGCGACGCTGTTGAAGAGACCGCAGCTGCTGATCCTCGACGAGCCGACCAACGGTCTCGACCCGGCGGGCATCCGTGAGATCCGGGACCTGATCAAGGAGCTCGGCGCGACCGGGGTGACGGTCCTGCTGAGCTCCCACATCCTCGCCGAGGTCCAGCAGGTGTGCGACTCGGTGACCATCATCGGCAACGGCCGTCTGCTCGCCGCCGGTCGTGTCGACGAGCTGGTCGCCGGCACCGGCGGGCACCACGTCGTCGTGGAGGACCGAGATGGTGCCCGTCGCCTTCTCGAGGCGGCCGAGCTGGCCGTCTCCACGACGGCCGACGGCCTCCTGGTGGAGACCGCCCGACCCGCATCGGACATCACCCGCGTGCTCGCCGAGGGCGGCATCTGGCTCAGCCAGCTGTCACCAGCAAGGGCCGACCTCGAGTCGGTCTTCCTCGAGCTCACCGCCGACGAGCGGATGGGCGCCATGCCGAGGCCGGAGGACTTCCGATGA